In one Streptomyces sp. NBC_00597 genomic region, the following are encoded:
- a CDS encoding RNA polymerase sigma factor: MLGDDAELTAAVLAAQGGDESGFRTVYRAVHPRLLGYVRTLVGDADAEDVTSEAWLQIARDLDSFTGDADRFRGWAARIGRNRALDHIRMRGRRPAIGGDETELTGRAADSDTAVEAMEALSTGRTMALIAQLPQDQAEAVVLRVVVGLDAKSAAETLGKRPGAVRTAAHRGLKKLAELLCAEGGFAPDPDAGSDATGPVGHNAGGPARDGGGGRDLDAVPAQRGRGGGLVEKTGVTHSRWRTQKDM; encoded by the coding sequence TTGCTGGGGGACGACGCGGAGCTGACCGCCGCGGTGCTCGCGGCGCAGGGCGGCGACGAGAGCGGTTTCCGTACGGTGTACCGCGCCGTGCACCCACGCCTGCTCGGTTACGTACGCACGCTCGTCGGGGACGCCGACGCCGAAGACGTGACGTCCGAGGCCTGGCTGCAGATAGCCCGCGACCTCGACTCCTTCACCGGCGACGCAGACCGCTTCCGCGGCTGGGCCGCCCGGATCGGCCGCAATCGGGCCCTCGACCACATCCGCATGCGCGGGCGCCGCCCCGCCATCGGCGGCGACGAGACCGAGCTGACGGGTCGCGCCGCCGACAGCGACACCGCCGTCGAGGCCATGGAGGCCCTGTCGACCGGCAGGACCATGGCACTGATCGCCCAGCTTCCGCAGGACCAGGCCGAGGCCGTGGTGCTCCGGGTCGTCGTCGGGCTCGACGCCAAGAGCGCCGCGGAAACCCTGGGCAAGCGGCCCGGAGCGGTACGCACCGCAGCCCACCGGGGCTTGAAGAAGCTGGCCGAGCTGCTCTGCGCGGAGGGCGGCTTCGCGCCGGACCCGGATGCGGGCTCGGACGCGACGGGGCCGGTCGGCCATAATGCCGGTGGCCCGGCACGGGACGGCGGGGGCGGGAGGGATCTCGACGCCGTGCCCGCTCAGCGCGGCCGGGGCGGTGGCCTCGTGGAGAAAACCGGTGTGACGCATTCACGTTGGCGGACGCAGAAGGACATGTGA